In the Triticum aestivum cultivar Chinese Spring chromosome 2B, IWGSC CS RefSeq v2.1, whole genome shotgun sequence genome, gaggaggaggatcttgcaatgatcctagctatgcacatctcgtgcgagtgcggcggagagttgaaagggtggcccgttttgttgcctcatATCATGCAATTCGACGTCCGGCAGCGCATGATaatcttcagaaggatctcattgaaGAGTGGTGGGCTTGGAATGGCCGCCAAAAAGCATTATGATTTGTGcgtttgatgttgtattgttgaactatttgttgtattgataAAAGATACTATTTGTTCGAGTCGTAATAATAAATtaaactatttattgttgatttattttgtttgtgtttgaaCTTCTTGCTTCTGTTTGGAGTTtatatgttgtttgtgcgagagcgcgcgctgcattttaacgCGCCTGCTGAAACTATGCGCGCGCTGTATTTTaccgcggctgctggagccagcgttgCCCACCGCGTCAAACCAGGCGATCGGCGCACTGTAAACTGATTTTTAGCTCGCCGCGCGTTGGGCGGTTGTTGGATATGCTCTTAGGAGGTGTTGTATTCTCTTGCCCTGCTGATAGCAAAGATGGCAATGTAAGTATGTAACCTGATGCGGTAATCCACGTCGCGCCAATCAATCAGATGGCCAGCAGCGGTTCTTGACTTCTAGCCAAGCGAAGAAGCGACACTGAAGGGGTGCTCGAGACTGCCACGTGAACGCGGCCGTGGCCGACAACTCCAACGCCATGAACTTGGCGCGTACGCGGATCGACGCGGTGAATTGGCCATCCTCCATCATAactgtttttctctctcgttctctATGCGCAGGCGaggtcgccggagccggaggagcaggacgccgacgaggaggaggtggcagTGTCGTCCCCGGCGCAGGacctggcgcagctggggatgtaGTCGCGGAGCATCTCCGCGACGTCGTGGTAGGGGCGGAGCGCGAGCAGCGCGCGCGCTCGGAGCTCCAGCGCGGCCTCCATGCGCGGCGACATCTCCAGCACCGCGCCGACCAGCCCGAGCGCGGCCGCCGCGGCAGAGtcatccccgccgtcgtcgtcccgcgccgccgcggccgccagaGCCGCCCGCGCCTCGCCGATGTACCCGTTGATCACCTGCCGCGCACAACCGCGATGGAAACAAGCAGCCATCAGATCCGGGCGCCAAGGTCAGAGAATTCAAGTTCTCCCCTCACTCCCTCAAACCGCCGTCAAGATTCGGAGGAAAGAAAGACCGAGGAAAGAAAGATTCGACGGAACAAAACAAGAATTGAAGGATCGTCAATGGAGAATGGACGAGACGCGATGACGCATGACATGCACCGCGCCGTTTGGACGACAGCAGCAGGCAGAGGCCAACGCCCGGAGTTTGACCCCTCCGCAAAGTCCAAATCGCCCCATCCATATCCGCCGGACCAACCTTTCTGTTGCCGCGGCGCcatttgctgctgctgctaccgccgGCCCTCCTCGGCTCCGGAGCGGGAGACGACACCGCCATGGCATCAACCAGAGGAGCAGGCCAGGAGGAAGAgagagtaagagagagagagagagccggcgAATATATATGGGGAGATGGATTGGGAGGGAGGGAGGAATCCTGTGACTTCGCTGCGCCCCGGAAATGGAGCTGAATATATACGGGAGAGAGATAGAGATTGCCAGCTGCGTGGAGGCATCTTGTCTACTCCCCCGCGGCGGCCTGGTCGGCGCGGTGCTGGAGATGTCGCAGCCCAACATACACCGAACTGAACCTCAGCCCCAACCCCTTTTCGTTAACGGAACAACGTCGTCGACAACAGTTTGATTAGCGGACACTCCAGCAGCTGCGGTCAGCGTCGTAATCATCACACGCCAACGGAAAAATAAACCTCAGGAGCCATGCGTGATGCGTCCGTTACATGGTGACCATTACGCGCGCCAGCACGTTCTTTTCATTGTCTAATTAGGACCGGCACACCTAATGGGGTTGCCACTTATGCGGCTTACCTTACCGGAGTCAATCTGCGCTGAATTATCATCACTAATGGTTACATGATGGACGGATGGTTGGATAGGGTTTTTAGCTGTGCGATCACTGTGTGAGTGTATGTGCGGGGTTGATGGAATCATCAACGGCCTGTCGGTCCGTGTCGCCGGGGAGGCCGGCACGCCGTGCGGGCGGACACCATCGGATGCTCTGGCCTGTCTTCGCACGCTACAGTGAACGTGCTTGGACAGTAACCAAGAGTACCACTAGCTAGCACTGTTTCGACAGTTTTTTCAACTTGCGTGGCTTGTTCATTGGGTCACTAGGTCAACCGCGCTGACATGTGGCCGTGTCTCGGTTCCTACGTGCTGACTTTTCTTCTCTGTAACGTGACATTATTTCCAATAGATTTTTGTTGCAGTACGTCAAGTCTGAAAAATACCCCCTTTGGTGGCGTTTGGagtaaacccgggcatgggcagcccggcccgagcccggcccgaaaaacccgggccgggccgggccgggcttgacattcgggtcgggctcgggctttgttttgcagcccgaaagatagttcgggccgggctcgggcttcactTTTCTTgtatttcgggccgggctttcgggcttcgggccgggcttgcacgtgcgcGTACTAGAAAATAGCATTCGGGTTTCGGGCTTgacttcgggccgggctcgggcttgaaaatatggagtatttcgggcttcgggccgggctcgggcttgagaaatgaaggtcgggcttttacaagcccggcccgaaacccggcccggcccgacgtttgcccaggTTTAGTTTGGAGtgttgacaaaaaactaccacattagggATTGCTGTTCCCACTGAAATACCACGTTTAAAAAAGTGACTGATAACTAAAAAAAAGTTAATTTTATGACTAAAAACTATCAGTTCCGGAATAAAGCCAGTTTAGACGATTTAAATGTGTCTATGACATACGGGGACGTCTGTCAGGGATGACATGGCAGAAAAGTCAACTTCGTTTATTTTTTACTGTTATGACGGGTGGGGCCCACACACCAacatcaccttcttcttcctcctcatctctctctctctttgaaatTTTAGCAAACACCTTATGTGCACCTCTGCCCGCGACGAAAAACTTGCCGGACCTCCCTCTCTCCGCCGGCAAGCTCCTCAGCCCCGTCGCCCCTGCCATCTCTCTTTTCCCTTCCTCCCTGCCTTCACTTCTCACGTGCATGAGCTCGCCCTGCCATGGCGCCTCGACCTTTGCTCCGTCCGTCGTCAGAGCTCCACGCCAGCCCGCCTTCCCTTCCTTCAGTCATCGATCATTCAACAACCGAGCGACGCCCGCAGCCAGACCCTCGCATCACTCCACTCCAATGCCACCGGCCTTTGCGATCCCCATCCCTCTCACTGCTCTGCTCCCTCGTTCCTTGCCTCCACCGTCTGCCATGGCCGGCCCCAAGCGCCTCCTCCCGGCCTCGCTCGCAGCCCTCCCGCGTCTCCTCCGCGACCCTGCCTAACGCCAGGGCCGAGCTGCTTGCCTCCCTTGCCGTCCGCCACCATCTCCTCCCTCCTGTCGATGTTGTGCTGCTGCCTCACCGCCGAGTGTGTCGTCAGTGGGCTCCTTCTTGCCCCGTGCTCCATCCAGCTCCAGTGTCTCCCAGCGTCCTCCTGCTTGCGTCGCGCCATGGCTCTCCCAAAGCCATCACCAACCACCACCTTGCGACAGTCGGCCTCTAGACTACCACCACTAACGCGAGCACCAGAATAACGGCGCCGGCGACTTGGCGACGGCCAGGTCGCGCGCTAGGCGGCAGCAGCTCGCCGGTGTGCTGCGGTGCAAAGAGTTGTCATCGATGTGTTGCTCTACTGCTAGTAAGGTGTTTGTTGAAATGCCaaagagagagggggaggaggaagaagaaggtgatgctgacgtgtggggtccacttGTCATAACGGTCAACATAACGGTTCAAAATAACGGAGTTGACTTTTCCGCCACATCAGCCCTAACAgacgggccccacatgtcataaacGCATTTAAATTGTCTAAATTGTCCATTTTTCGAAAGTGGTAGCGTTTAGTCATAAAATTAACTTTTTTTGGTAGTTATCAGTCATTTTTTTTGAATGTGATAGGTCAGTGGGACGACAAcccctaatgtggtagtttttttgtcAAACACTCTGTGCATTTGCTATTCAGACATTTCTAGTTTTGACCACATGTAAGAAACGAGCTTACTTTGCATTACCGGAAATACTGTTACATCAGTTGCATTGCATACAGAAAGCTTGAAAGGGGAAAAAGGAGTTCCACTGATAGCAAGTTAGAACACGAAAAGAAAAAGGTAAAACATAAATACTAAGAATCCTTTTACTCGAATCTTCTTAAAAGAAAAGCGTGCACATGCATGGTACCAAAACGCTGGATCAACCAGATCGGATGGCATGTTGCGCTCCAGTTACCTTCACTGTTCGATCCGTTCAAACGGCCGAGTTGGTGCTACAATTCAAGCCGTATACGTAGGTGCGCATGTTCTAGACCTAGCACTCACTAGTCACCACAGTAGTCATATTAAGACATATGTTTAGTACAGCATTATGAGTGGTAGTGGTAGTAATTATACGGAAGAATCAATTGGAACCAAATAAATATCAACTCTTTCTAGCTGCGGCAGGAACGCAGGACATGTTCCCCTGTGGTTAACGTTGACGGCTAAACCGGCCACGTCCTGAGAGCAGCGCGAGTACACAGCTGCCTCCGTCAAAGTCATGCTTAATTGGGAGTGGGTACGTAGACAGGTATGCTAGATCTGTACCAGTATTCTACGTGTATGCACCACTAAGTGCCATTCACTGATTAATCATCTTTCGTATGCTGTACTACAACTGTTTCCAAACGGCTTTGCCGGTCAGGGAATATCAGCTAGCGCCGCACATGATTTTTCTGTAGTAATACTGCATAATTAAGCTGTACGGGAATATAATGAGTACTACTGCTCTGCTTAATATGATTTATTAATGTTCTTCGTGTGTGATTAGTACCATTGTCGTCGCCATGACTCCAAGTTGCGAGGGTGAGGTATCCATGTGCCGAAGTTCTGCTCCTAAACCAAATATGAATCTTACAGTTCATGCGAAAGGGGTTAATCAGAAGGGGTGGCTAGGTCTCAGTTGACTGAGACTTAATCAAGTCTAGTCAGGTGAcataacatgtcaaaaagaaaaaagaaaaactaaaaaaaatgcaCAGATCTCCACATTAGATCCTATGAATACAACATCGACTGAGACTTGGTTCTTCaatcgactgagatttagcaatcccgtaatcaaaaaataataatacatTGATGTTTCATGTTTGTACTGATTGAGTAGTGGTAATCTACTCCAACAGAGGTTGATTGAAGATGAGACCAAAGGAGACGAGGCAGCATGATGAGGGCGTGCTGCGGCGGCGcagggtggtgatgatggagttttaCCAGCATGGCACGCGTCAGGCACGGGAGGGTGAGAGAGACGGCGGATCCTCCAAAGCCGTCGGAGCAgtcggccctgtttggatactctaacacagttagagttagAATTATtctctaacccactctaacccaaataagcacctctccatcgggatagttgggttagatggaactaacccactctaaccctccctgtttggatactttttGGTTATTTGAGCCTCCAACTAatccaaactagctctaaccccatgaTTCAAACAGGGCAATCTATCCGGATCCATCCGCCTGCGCTCCGGCattcattatccatatcttttgaCGTGCACTGAACTCGAGGCGCCATTGCCGCAATCACATCTGGATACCTGCGCTCTGCCGCGATCTGCTAATGATACGTCTCCACGTCGATCCGCCAGCTGAGCCGGTCGACGTCAGTAGTATTTGCACTCTCGATCCCTCTCGTACACCAGGTGTTGATGGTGCCTTCTGAATTTCCATTATTGAATTGTCTGTTGCAGTTCACTTTTCCTTGCTTAATTTGGCTGGCTCTCTATCTTTCTCCAAGCATGATGTTCATTTGGTTCACGTACTCCTGCGTACCAGCTGCCTCCCAGCTGAAGCTTGAAAGTGACTTGGCCCGATCCGGGTCCGACCGTCCGGCAACGCCTGGTTTCCTTCACGCACTGCTGCAAGTACCAGATGCCATGCAGATCGGCGCGGAACTGTGCTCCTCCGGCCATGCGAACGAAACAAGTAAAACCCTCCAAAATTCGCAATCAAGCGCGCGCATGCAGGACACGCATGAGTTTTTGAAGGCTGGACACGCATGAGTGCCCAGGCCAGAACAAGGACTGGCCAACAACAACCACGAGCCCTTCAGAGATCCCGTCCCTGAATCTGCATGCATGGATATGTCTGCACCACTGCGTGCCCGGCCGGCCCTCGAGTGGGCGACGAACGAGATGTACATCGAGCATCAATGCATCGTCCATGACCGAAAAGATAGAGGAATAATGAGGTGTGGAGGTACAAACAGTGGCGCATTGGCGCGTCAGTGGGATCACTGCATGCATGATCGATATGAGCATGAGAGACGACGTGACAGGGCCATGCTGCTGGTATGTTTAGCGGCCAATGATGGCTTGCTTTTGAACAGTTTCCCGATTAATTAACCACATGGCGGCAGCATGCGTGCATGCACCGTGCATGTGGTGTGCTTCATACTACGTCTAGGGA is a window encoding:
- the LOC123040545 gene encoding uncharacterized protein translates to MAVSSPAPEPRRAGGSSSSKWRRGNRKVINGYIGEARAALAAAAARDDDGGDDSAAAAALGLVGAVLEMSPRMEAALELRARALLALRPYHDVAEMLRDYIPSCARSCAGDDTATSSSSASCSSGSGDLACA